The following DNA comes from Terriglobia bacterium.
TGTGGCCCTCGGTGAGCAACCGGTCCACCTGCCGCAGCGCCTCTTCGGCGGAATTACGCGCCACCGCGGGTCAATCGCTCGCCGCAGCAGGCAATCGCCTGGTCCATGATGGAGAGCGCATCGCGCATCGAGCCGTCGCCGGCTTCGGCGAGCATGGCGAGCGCGTTGTCATCGGCGGCGATCTTCTCCTGCCCGGCGATCTCGCGCAGTTGCTTGACGATTTCATCGAAGCGGACGGCATGAAAGCTGAAGTGCTGGCAGCGCGAGCGGATGGTCTGCGGAATATCCTCGGGCTGCGTGGTCGCCAGCATGAAAATCACGTGGCTGGGCGGCTCTTCCAGCGTCTTCAGCAGCGCGTTGAAGGCGGCGTCGGTGATCTGGTGTGCCTCGTCGAGGATCCAGATCTTGAAGCGGTCTCGCGCCGGACGGTAGCGCGCCGCCTCGCGCAGTTCCCGGATCTCGTCAATCCCGCGGTTGGTCGCGGCGTCGATCTCGATCACGTCCACCGCGTTCCCGGCGCGAATCTCGGTGCACGACTCGCACACCCCGCACGGCTCGGCAATCGGGTGATCGGCGGAGCGGCAATTCAGGGCCATGGCCAGGATGCGCGCGACGGTGGTCTTGCCGATGCCGCGGTGGCCGCTGAAAATGTACCCGTGCGCAACCCGCCCCTGCTCGATGGCGTTCGTCAGCGTGCGGGTGACATGCTCCTGCCCAATGACGTCGGAGAAGCGCTGTGGCCGGTATTTGCGTGCCAGGACTTGGTAAGCCATCGCAAAATCCGATTCTATCAGTTGTGAGTTTGAGTTGTGGGTGGCGGTTGCAAGCGCCTGGTCGGGTGGTGCGCCGATCCGGGACTGGCCGTCCCAACTCAGGATTCACAACTTACAACTCACAACTCGCTTCCCCTTGCATTCCTGCGCCGACCGGGCTACATTTGCGCGGCTCGGGGTTGCAGGAGGTGTGCTATGACTCTGAAGCTGAACACGCGCCTGATTGACGGCATCACCGTCGTGGACTGCCATGGCCGCATCATCTTCGGCGACGAGTCGCTCATGCTGCGCGAGGCCGTCAAGGAACTGCTCAAAACCTCGAAAGACATCGTCATCAACCTTGCGGACGTGAACTACATCGACAGCGGCGGCCTGGGCACGCTGGTCGGCCTCTTTACTTCCGCCCGCAGCATCGGCGGCACCATCAAGTTGGCGAACCTGACCCACCGTGTCGGCGAGTTGCTCCAAGTCACCAAGCTGGTGACCGTGTTTGAGGTGTTTGACGGCGAAGAGAAGGCAGTGCGCTCGTTTCCGAAAAGAGGCGCCGTCGCCTAGCGAATGACGAATGAAGAAGTCAGATTGCAGGATGCATAATGGCCCCTGAGCATTCTTCATTCTGAGTTCTTCATTCTGACTTCTGATTTCTCAATTCCTACTTTCCCCTACTCCTGGCACCCATGCTGCGCAATATGGCGGTCGATTCGGTCCCCAAGCCGGCTCAGCTTGCGCTGCAGGTAGGGGATGTACTCGCTCTTGCCCGACGGCCGCCCAGGCCGCGTGTGACTCGCCTTGCTGCGGGCTTTCTTGCGCTGCTCGTCCATCTGGTTCTTGACCCGGGTCGCCTGCTTGCGCAGTTGGACCAGTTCGTGGCACGCCATGGCGCGAGTATAACGTGAGTTCGTCCCCTTTGTGACCACGTCCGAATAGCTGCGTCGTACTGCGCCCGAGAGACCGACCGACCTGCTATCATTTTCCATTCCCACCTCGGAGGACCTTATTCATGCTGCGTTCTCGCGTTCTTCATCTGTTTGTTGTCACCCTTGCATGCGCCGCATTTGCCTGCGCCGCCGATGAGCAGGCGGCCAAGCCGCCGGCGACTCCGGCCCACGCGGTCACCGACACCATCCAGGGCGTCGCCATCACCGACCCGTACCGCTGGCTCGAGGACCAGAACAGTCCCGAGACGCGTGCCTGGATTGACGCCCAGAACGCCTACACCGAGAAAGTGCTCTCCCAGTACGCCGGTCGCAGCGCCTTGCACGCGCAAATTGAGAAGGTGATGAAGATCGACAGCATCAGCATGCCGGCGCGCCGCGGCGATCGCTACTTCTACCTGCGCCGCCGCGCCGATCAGAATCTTGACATGCTGTGCGTCCGCGAAAAAGGCAGGGAAACCGTGCTGGTGGATGCCAACACGCTTACGCCCGACGGCAGCATCTCGGTCGTCCTTCAGGGTGGCTCCGAGGACGGCAGCCTGCTCGCCTACGGGCAGCGCAAGGGCGGCGCCGACGAAACCACGGTCGCGATTCTCGACGTCAACACCCGCCGCCCGCTCAGCGATATTTTTCCCGCCGCGCGCTATGGCGGTTTCGACATCACCCCTGACCACAAGGCGCTCTACTACACCAAGTACACTCCGGGTGCCGGGCCGCGCGCCTACCTGCACACCATGGGCGCCGATCCCGCCACGGACAAGGAAATCTTCGGCCGTGAATTCGGTACCGGCGACTACATCGGCGCCGACCTCTCGCCCGACGGCCGCTATCTGGTTCTGGAGGTCAGCCACGGCTCGGCCGCGGAGAAAACCGAGCTCTATTTTCAGGACCTGAAGTCTGGCGGCCCCATTCGTCCCATCGTCAACGACATCAACGCAAACTTTGATTTCGACATCGCCGGCGATCATCTCTACGTCAAGACCAACTGGGAGGCACCCAACAGCCGCATTCTCCAGATTGATCTCCGCAATCCCGCGCGCGATCACTGGAAGACCGTCATTCCTGAGGCCGCTTCGCCCATCGAGGAGACGGTCGCCGCCGGCGGCAGACTGTTCGTCGCCTATCTGCAAAACGTCGTGACCCATATCAAGGTGTTCGACGCGGCTGGCAAATTCGTGCGCGAGGTTGATCTCCCCGAAATCGGCTCCGCTTTCGTCGCCGGCCGCTGGAACCAGGATGAGGTCTTTTACAGCTTCAGCTCGTTTTCCACGCCGCGCGCCATCTTCAGTTATTCGGCTTCCACCGGGAAACAGGGCGAGTGGGCGCGTATCACCGTGCCCATTCCGACCGAACAGATCCAGACCGAGCAAGTCTGGTACGAATCCAAAGACGGCACTCGCATCCCCATGTTCCTGGTCTTCAAGAAGGGAACTGTGCTCGATGGCCATCTGCCCACGCTGCTCACCGGCTACGGCGGTTTCCGCATCAGCCTGACGCCGGGCTTCTCCCCCTCGGCCGCGATCTGGGTGCTCAACGGAGGTGTCTACGCCCGCCCCAACCTGCGCGGCGGCGGCGAGTTCGGTGAGAAGTGGCACAAGGCGGGCATGCTAGAGCACAAGCAGAATGTTTTCGACGACTTCCTTGCCGCCGCCGATTGGCTGATCGCGCACAAGTACACCAGTCCCGCGAAGCTCGCCATCAGCGGCGGTTCCAACGGCGGCCTGCTGGTCGGGGCCGCGCTCACCCAGCGTCCCGAACTGTTCCGCGCCGTGGTTTGCGACTATCCGCTGCTCGACATGCTGCGCTACGAAAAATTCCTGGTTGCCCGTTTCTGGGTACCGGAGTACGGCTCGGCCGCCGACAGCGCTGAACAATTCAAGGTCCT
Coding sequences within:
- a CDS encoding prolyl oligopeptidase family serine peptidase, with protein sequence MLRSRVLHLFVVTLACAAFACAADEQAAKPPATPAHAVTDTIQGVAITDPYRWLEDQNSPETRAWIDAQNAYTEKVLSQYAGRSALHAQIEKVMKIDSISMPARRGDRYFYLRRRADQNLDMLCVREKGRETVLVDANTLTPDGSISVVLQGGSEDGSLLAYGQRKGGADETTVAILDVNTRRPLSDIFPAARYGGFDITPDHKALYYTKYTPGAGPRAYLHTMGADPATDKEIFGREFGTGDYIGADLSPDGRYLVLEVSHGSAAEKTELYFQDLKSGGPIRPIVNDINANFDFDIAGDHLYVKTNWEAPNSRILQIDLRNPARDHWKTVIPEAASPIEETVAAGGRLFVAYLQNVVTHIKVFDAAGKFVREVDLPEIGSAFVAGRWNQDEVFYSFSSFSTPRAIFSYSASTGKQGEWARITVPIPTEQIQTEQVWYESKDGTRIPMFLVFKKGTVLDGHLPTLLTGYGGFRISLTPGFSPSAAIWVLNGGVYARPNLRGGGEFGEKWHKAGMLEHKQNVFDDFLAAADWLIAHKYTSPAKLAISGGSNGGLLVGAALTQRPELFRAVVCDYPLLDMLRYEKFLVARFWVPEYGSAADSAEQFKVLRAYSPYQNVKPGTRYPAVLFVTGDSDTRVAPLHARKMAALLQAENGDHNPILLHYDTRAGHARGGVAINKQIDDLTDEFGFLLWQLGKE
- a CDS encoding STAS domain-containing protein, with the translated sequence MTLKLNTRLIDGITVVDCHGRIIFGDESLMLREAVKELLKTSKDIVINLADVNYIDSGGLGTLVGLFTSARSIGGTIKLANLTHRVGELLQVTKLVTVFEVFDGEEKAVRSFPKRGAVA